A genomic region of Nostoc sp. UHCC 0702 contains the following coding sequences:
- the petD gene encoding cytochrome b6-f complex subunit IV, translated as MATQKKPDLSDPLLRAKLAKGMGHNYYGEPAWPNDLLYIFPVVIMGSFACIVALAVLDPAMTGEPANPFATPLEILPEWYLYPVFQILRSLPNKLLGVLAMASVPLGLILVPFIENVNKFQNPFRRPVATTVFLFGTLVTLWLGIGAALPLDKSLTLGLF; from the coding sequence ATGGCAACGCAAAAAAAACCCGATCTGAGCGATCCTCTATTAAGAGCCAAACTCGCCAAAGGCATGGGCCACAACTATTATGGCGAACCAGCTTGGCCCAATGACCTACTGTACATATTTCCAGTTGTAATTATGGGTTCGTTCGCTTGTATAGTGGCTCTAGCTGTGCTAGACCCAGCAATGACAGGTGAACCAGCCAATCCTTTCGCCACACCATTGGAAATTTTGCCAGAGTGGTATTTGTATCCAGTATTCCAGATTTTGCGATCGCTTCCTAACAAACTCTTAGGAGTGTTAGCAATGGCTTCCGTACCTCTGGGACTGATCCTCGTTCCCTTTATTGAGAACGTCAATAAGTTTCAAAACCCCTTCCGCCGTCCAGTAGCGACTACAGTGTTCCTTTTTGGCACTCTCGTCACTCTGTGGCTGGGTATTGGTGCTGCCTTACCATTAGACAAATCTTTGACCTTGGGACTTTTCTAA